The genomic stretch atatatttttgaatgCTTATAAATAAATCTTACAGGTAGGGAAAGCCCGCAAAAAGTACAATGTACCATATCCAAAAATGTACTCAGATGACAATATTTTCAACTGCATCCAACGAGCACACCAAAACACGTGAGTTTTTGATACttgattacatttatttatatattttttattatgaatacatttattCAGGTGTAATGTGACATTTTTTTGGTGTTAAATGCATTGTCtgtacactgatttcatttcttTACTAATGTTTTATAGATTCTTATTGTGCACGGATATGTTTCTGAAATATTGGGCTAGTCAGTTCATAAATTTTAGAATCATAAGCCTCAATGTTCTTGAAAGCTTTTTAAGCTGTAAAATAAACAGTACATAGTGAGACATGTCAAGTATTTAATTtaattgctcttgttttttttcagacTTGAAAACTACTCATTATTCCAAGTACTTCTGCTGATTGGAGGCCTTTACCACCCTGTTGTCTGTGCTGTTTGTGGAGTTGTCTTTTGTGCTGCTCGTGTGTCTTATGCTCTTGGCTATTATACAGGCGGTGAGAATGCttagttgttttcattattatatggaATGGAGAGGATTTGAGTTTGATAGCCTATTTTCTTTCTATAATTTGTTTGTTAAAATATTGAAACTTTGGGTAAATcagggatatatttttttcatagtcTGTAAACATTTACtgtttatcattgccattattgccaAGATAAGTTATTCCCTTAGTCtttgtagtaaatatatatatatatatttttttttttagtctgtgtatatttgtatcataAATGAGAATCTGGATTTCCTGTTGAATTTATACATTGTATAGGAACTTGTAACAAATATGCTCTCAGTTTTAGTGAACAACTAGTATTTAACATTTCAAGCTAAAAgatcacacatccacacacacacacacacacacacacacacacacacacacacacacacacacacacacacacacacacacacacacacacacacacacacacagagatatgcatgtacatacatatatgtaattttttttttcattaggtaAGTAGGTTATGCATAAGTTTGATAATGAACACATTTTGCTTTCAGATCCTCAGAAAAGAATGAATGGAGGCTACGGGAACTTTGCCTTGCTGGCTCTCCTCTACTCGACACTTAGATTTGCTACAGCACAGTTAGGCTGGTTCTAAGACTACAGATGAGATTCAGGATTACTTTACAATTATGACGTGCAGGAGTGTACTGAAGAGTACTGTGGGAAGTGCTGTAACAGCCTAACGCTCATTCTCTTGGCAGTTTCTTCCCTATAAGACAAATAAGGGGAAAGAATATAGCTTTGTTTGTCAATTAGAGGCCTACAACTTTGTTTAAAATTTAGAGGCCTATAACTCTTCATTTGATGATATACAGATGTATGAAATAGCTATCCTTGTATCTCTAGCctaccctattttttttttttttttttttttttttgagagagaatgagaggaatttCTGTGCATGTGGTTGTATGTCAAACCCGGATGAATTGTTATGCCATAAAATCAGGTACTTACGGCACCAAGGGAAGAGATACACTGCAGAGAACCTGTGACTATTAAAtttaagatacagaaaaaaagtgCCTGTGGtccgcactctttctctctgctatAACTTATCAGCATAAACTTTATTTGTTCCACAATGTCATTGAGAatctgatatatatttgatatatatatatatatatatatatatagatatatatatatatatatatatatatatatatttatatagacacacacacacacacacacacacacacacacacacacacacacacacacacacacacacacacacacacacacacacacacacacacacacacacacacacatacacttgtacatacatacacacacatgcacatatatatatacacacatatgtacatatatattcatatatacatttatatatatatatatatatatatttatttatttatataactattactacCAGTTTGGGAAATGAAAATTGCAGTTTACCCACTTTGTTCATTAATTAAAGGCTTATCTGGCCTCAGTAAAACTATTAGCCTTATACCCATATACTTAACAATACTATGAGGGAATATCATAGACTGGTATTGTTTGTAATTACTACTTTTTAATTTGTAagtttttcttttgtattgtcATATATGAACATCATCAAATTTATGTGGCTATTTAGAAAAGTTTGCATTTATTGCTGACATGAATGTCTCATCTCGCATACTTTTCAAATGATTTGCTTACTCATTTTTATCTAATATGATTTTGAATTGATTTGATTAAACTGTTTTGGAGAAATTTTGCCTTgccttcttcacacacacacacacacacacacacacacacacacacacacacacacacacacacacacacacacacacacacacacacacacacacacacacacacacacacacacacacacatacatacatacatacatacatacatacatacatacatacatacatacatacatacatacatacatacatacatacatacatacatacacacatacacacacatacacatacacatacacatacacatacacatacacatacacatacacatacacatacacatacacatacacatgtatatacatacatatatacatatgtatgtacaagggtgtcatttcagctttttatgGAGGGGGAGGCAAGGTGGGGTAGGCAATTGAAGGGaacaaagatgaagataaataagcaattctaggggcattttaaatcataaaaaagttaaaagttgtggcctggggggagagggaaagccaAATCTTGAGGGGGGGGGCAATAAGAGGCTCCCCCAGTTGGCACTCCAGGGTTCATTGATCTAGCTAattaattttgaatatatttttactgtcattttattatataaagaaaaacggaaataatTGTAGAAAGAGAAGCCAAATACTGgaggcagtcatacatatattaaGAACAATCTGTTGTTATTCAAAACCTTTTTTAATACTTGGAACAGAGGTGATGTATTTATGCAAAGCCCCAGTTTCCTTTGCAACACTTCAAGTTTCTTCTTTGTATGATCTATTAGCTGttgggaggttctttcattaCCCATTTCCCAAACATGTTTAATATTCATCCAAGCAGTTTTATCGGGTTTTAACCATATGCCTTGCTTGGCTACGGAACGAACTCCAGGAACCACTTCGTCACTCCACTAGACGTGGGTATAGGGCAGTTATATTGCACGGATGTGATCGTTTCTGGGAAGAGCCAAGGCATGGCAGCGTCTGATGGGAGAACATTTCTTCTAAGAATTTGCTTACATTTATCTAAATTGAATCTCCCCCTTGTTTCGGCAAGTTCACCAATACCATGCAGGAAGATCCAACCCCACATAGTATGGTTTTGGTGGTGAATAACACTCAATAAGCTATAAAGAAAATCATATTGGATGAATGACACTGACTAAATGTTACagtgtatttttaatttttatgtatacatttttttggtATTCACGGATAACATATAAAGATTTCTTCATATGTTGCTTTTGTAGTTCTACTACCAATAGTTGCAGCACAGTTTTATGGAAAAAGAGTGAGTAATGTGGTACTGGTGATACTAATGTggtcacaataaatatatattcagagacAAAGAATCTCCTCTTGAACCTTTTGGTTAAGTGGTAGATCtagtattactgtatataaatatacattattaaGATATTCAGAGATCGATGATAACCAAGGAcgtcaaatgggggggggggggcagttgctgtaccagtctattctgctttgtatgtgtctgtaatcAAATTTAGTTAGCTCTGAAAGTTGTTGGGGTGTGGCCcttgagaagggaagggggggggggggaagatagtcTGGGGGTCTGTTTCcccacagcacccccccccccctccccaattgaGGTCCAAGCGTTTGTCATGCCTGATTATAAATAGTTATAGAGAATCGGAATATAAAGTATCACGCATAGGGCactgttatgtgtgtataaacatattattattacaactttaACTAAATTCATTTATGaacatttattatgataatatttatacctGTTATCTCTCACCCAACAGTGGAACTTCCCGTACGAGGTggaatattattcatttatctatttatttatttattcacctttATCTGTCCTTATTACCCCTCCCCAGTTATCTAGATTtttctccacatactgctgggcaAACTGGAGGTGACAATGATGTCGATCGTCCAATCTCTGTGATGACGTTTTGTGATGTAACCCATTTGTATGTGGTCGTTTCCTCATCGTGCGCCCTGTTAATGCATTTCCAAAGAcgctgtgtgtgtatactgcacacacacgcacgaacgcacgcacgcgcacacacacacacacacacacacacacacacacacacacacacacacacacacacacacacacacacacacacacacacacacacacacacacacacacacacacacacacacacacacacacacacacacacacacacatacacacatatatatatattatatatattatatatattatatatatattatatatatattatgtatatattatatatatatatatatatatatatatatatatatatatatatatatatatatatatatagtaagatacacacttatacgcacttctgatactcaagcccatgctcacgggagtataccctggtgtagtgagcaggcccgtgtgttgctgctcataagtccacactagacagggccaaccttgctgggggggcttatcagtggcatcccggctaaactacgccccctcccaccaagatacacctaggccagtaggtgggaggtaactcggctgtccacctcacaatcaaaaaccatgactgcacaaacagagcaacggccctcattccccggaggcgaccaggatcgctccggagcagacaGTGCtgagaatccccggccaagaacaggccgccccacgttgatgaatctttgcacatataatataaggacagtgAGAACGAAATCCAACTTACTAGCATTCcctgaggaactctccttcattaaatgggatgtaaTACTCTATGAGGTAAGAAGactactaaatgatggacacgtgctctattggagaggtaaacctcagggtagcaagcaagaattaggggtaggtttcttagttcacaaacgtttggaaaagaatatggtagtattccatagtataaacgaaagagtggcttcaggtAACAATAAGACtgaataataggtacaacttaaagattgttcaagtctatgctccatcctgcagccacagtgatgacgaaatagaaagctttatgaagatgttcatttagccagcgaaagagtaaaaacccatttcacaataattatgggcgacttttcccccccaatcctttgcccgttgttgtcgtgggggggcgggggttaggagacggagactgagacccaatgatggggaactcctcatcCTTGGGACTCAGCTAATTTTGCatgttctttttttcccacttatacttttcgtttcagtttcttcaccaatcccttctactatccacctcctaaggtgtgagagccgtgctgaaaggatgaaaggctgactttgtgtcagtcctgaatggcctgagggaaccatgggcacggtattcccctgccatacctggcccttacccctcaaggggaccctgaggggtggactgttttttttcccccaatataatccaggcttgtcatggccaataatgaagatgtaaccccactattaggggcaatgaggcttgcccctttatcaaatagccccaatcccggctcccctttgaccacggctccgaacactgcaacaactcccccatcatcaatgcatactagtacagtatcaaccataatcaacaaccaacccccaggaggcatatctactctcccaacatgctcaacttcaacacctttactcccacaaccttactactcccatctccccttactactaccttacaaccttattgcccacctcccactacccccctcaacactactccctcctccacacgtccccgcacttctactacccccacctctacaagaatcctaaatattctatttagcccagccaaatgggaccgatttttcgtgatccctcccacagctccctactctcaaaacaccctcctcttccaacaatgcctccaaaaacaagtaggcaaagtctctttccgtagccgacgcgaccactctcgtctcgtcacagtaacaactgaaaacgaagctatagcattaacaaaactaactgatctatgtggtaatcccatccttacagaacctcatccaaccctcaatacttgcactggaactgtctctatctccccaacagattgcccaatccatgacaaagaatggtcagattgtggagaggacttactcgcttgtctcacagactatgatgcaacatatgtacaatgctactccattcctcccagaggaaatcgtaagaaatccatcaacattgccaatattactttccgtagacatgaccttcccttaaatgtttacataggtggggaatccctacctgtccgaccataccaacctcctcctcgtcagtgccaaaatagttggcattttggacatcctgccaaacattgccgttccacagccagatacccgatatgtgcccaacctggccatactcgatcaaattgctctgcacaatcacgcacatgtgcaaactgtagcggcccccataatgtattttatagaggctgccccacctacaaatttgagtctgaggtaacaactctcagattcagacttggactcactctacgtgaagccagacaggaagcacgtcgacaaggcttttct from Penaeus chinensis breed Huanghai No. 1 chromosome 40, ASM1920278v2, whole genome shotgun sequence encodes the following:
- the LOC125047239 gene encoding microsomal glutathione S-transferase 3-like isoform X1, with the translated sequence MISKPRTFYRLAMEIPAEYGYCILVAVLSIFVVAWKSIQVGKARKKYNVPYPKMYSDDNIFNCIQRAHQNTLENYSLFQVLLLIGGLYHPVVCAVCGVVFCAARVSYALGYYTGDPQKRMNGGYGNFALLALLYSTLRFATAQLGWF
- the LOC125047239 gene encoding microsomal glutathione S-transferase 3-like isoform X2, whose protein sequence is MEIPAEYGYCILVAVLSIFVVAWKSIQVGKARKKYNVPYPKMYSDDNIFNCIQRAHQNTLENYSLFQVLLLIGGLYHPVVCAVCGVVFCAARVSYALGYYTGDPQKRMNGGYGNFALLALLYSTLRFATAQLGWF